One genomic segment of Hordeum vulgare subsp. vulgare chromosome 2H, MorexV3_pseudomolecules_assembly, whole genome shotgun sequence includes these proteins:
- the LOC123430124 gene encoding quinone-oxidoreductase QR2-like gives MATKIYIVYYSTWGHVATLAEEIKKGAESVPGVEVTIWLVPETLPEDVLGKMHAAPWREDHSVITARQLAEADGILFGFPTRFGMMAAQMKAFFDSTGGLWQEQSLAGKPAGVFFTTGTQGGGQETTALTAVTQLTHHGMLFVPVGYTHGAGMFAMDEVKGGSPYGAGTFAGADGSRVPSDAELALAAHQGKYFAGIAKKFKAV, from the exons ATGGCCACTAAGATCTACATCGT GTACTATTCGACATGGGGACACGTTGCGACGCTGGCGGAAGAGATAAAGAAGGGCGCCGAGTCCGTCCCTGGCGTCGAGGTCACCATCTGGCTGGTGCCCGAGACGCTGCCAGAGGATGTGCTGGGGAAGATGCACGCGGCGCCTTGGCGTGAGGATCATTCCGTCATCACAGCGAGGCAGCTGGCTGAGGCCGATGGCATCCTGTTCGGCTTCCCGACAAGGTTCGGCATGATGGCCGCGCAGATGAAGGCCTTTTTTGACTCCACCGGCGGCCTCTGGCAGGAGCAGTCCCTCGCCGGCAAGCCAGCAGGCGTCTTCTTCACCACAGGCACCCAGGGAGGAGGCCAGGAGACCACTGCTCTCACGGCCGTGACGCAGCTCACGCACCACGGCATGCTGTTCGTGCCTGTCGGATACACGCACGGCGCCGGCATGTTCGCCATGGACGAGGTCAAGGGCGGCAGTCCATACGGAGCTGGCACCTTCGCCGGTGCCGATGGCAGCAGGGTACCCAGCGACGCCGAGCTGGCCTTGGCGGCGCACCAGGGGAAGTACTTCGCTGGCATCGCCAAGAAGTTCAAAGCCGTCTGA